In Perca fluviatilis chromosome 11, GENO_Pfluv_1.0, whole genome shotgun sequence, the following proteins share a genomic window:
- the LOC120568561 gene encoding uncharacterized protein LOC120568561 isoform X2: MSIFVILGLLVCIEAQEPSAVTPVFVKKGEDVLLNVTTADVSTDDSVFWRFNKTVNLVRFLPGRGPKVSDDYSERIELLENYSVKLKNLQEADSGVYTLIVSGDKDKQITGYKITVQDPVSPVKLSVDSVSNSSDWCNLAVSCRAKDSHINSTFRCDTHTNTCSQEGGERQLVPPSGAALHVYLSNFSIICNHSNQVSWTKDMKPIKNVCPRHTGPESVSAGVSVCLLKTAVLSVGLIITWVQTM; the protein is encoded by the exons ATGTCTATCTTTGTGATACTGGGACTGCTGGTCTGCATAGAGGCACAAG AGCCCAGTGCTGTGACTCCTGTGTTTGTGAAGAAGGGAGAGGATGTGCTTCTGAATGTCACCACAGCTGATGTTTCTACAGATGATTCTGTTTTCTGGAGATTCAATAAAACAGTTAATTTAGTACGAtttctacctggtagaggaccAAAAGTCTCTGATGATTACTCTGAAAGGATTGAGTTGCTTGAGAACTACTCTGTGAAATTGAAGAATCTACAAGAGGCAGACAGTGGAGTTTATACTTTAATAGTGTCTGGGGATAAAGATAAACAAATAACTGGATACAAGATCACAGTTCAAG ATCCAGTGTCTCCAGTTAAACTGTCAGTGGACTCTGTGTCTAACAGCTCAGACTGGTGTAACCTGGCAGTGAGCTGCAGAGCAAAGGACTCTCACATTAACAGCACCTTTAGATGTGACACCCACACCAACACCTGCAgtcaggagggaggagagagacaacTGGTCCCACCATCTGGTGCTGCTCTCCATGTCTACCTGTCCAATTTTTCCATCATCTGTAACCATAGCAACCAGGTCAGCTGGACAAAGGACATGAAACCAATTAAAAACGTCTGCCCTCGACATACTG GTCCAGAGAGTGTCTCTgctggtgtctctgtgtgcctgcTGAAGACAGCCGTGTTGTCTGTCGGTCTGATCATCACATGGGTGCAAACAATGTAA
- the LOC120568561 gene encoding uncharacterized protein LOC120568561 isoform X1 has protein sequence MLLLPRTCIAACFQPPPQVFQSKPNPHTVRIVQSGRTGLDSVMSIFVILGLLVCIEAQEPSAVTPVFVKKGEDVLLNVTTADVSTDDSVFWRFNKTVNLVRFLPGRGPKVSDDYSERIELLENYSVKLKNLQEADSGVYTLIVSGDKDKQITGYKITVQDPVSPVKLSVDSVSNSSDWCNLAVSCRAKDSHINSTFRCDTHTNTCSQEGGERQLVPPSGAALHVYLSNFSIICNHSNQVSWTKDMKPIKNVCPRHTGPESVSAGVSVCLLKTAVLSVGLIITWVQTM, from the exons atgctgctgctgccccgCACCTGTATCGCTGCCTGCTTTCAGCCCCCACCACAAGTGTTTCAG AGCAAACCCAACCCCCACACTGTTCGCATCGTGCAGTCAGGCAGAACTGGACTGGACTCTGTCATGTCTATCTTTGTGATACTGGGACTGCTGGTCTGCATAGAGGCACAAG AGCCCAGTGCTGTGACTCCTGTGTTTGTGAAGAAGGGAGAGGATGTGCTTCTGAATGTCACCACAGCTGATGTTTCTACAGATGATTCTGTTTTCTGGAGATTCAATAAAACAGTTAATTTAGTACGAtttctacctggtagaggaccAAAAGTCTCTGATGATTACTCTGAAAGGATTGAGTTGCTTGAGAACTACTCTGTGAAATTGAAGAATCTACAAGAGGCAGACAGTGGAGTTTATACTTTAATAGTGTCTGGGGATAAAGATAAACAAATAACTGGATACAAGATCACAGTTCAAG ATCCAGTGTCTCCAGTTAAACTGTCAGTGGACTCTGTGTCTAACAGCTCAGACTGGTGTAACCTGGCAGTGAGCTGCAGAGCAAAGGACTCTCACATTAACAGCACCTTTAGATGTGACACCCACACCAACACCTGCAgtcaggagggaggagagagacaacTGGTCCCACCATCTGGTGCTGCTCTCCATGTCTACCTGTCCAATTTTTCCATCATCTGTAACCATAGCAACCAGGTCAGCTGGACAAAGGACATGAAACCAATTAAAAACGTCTGCCCTCGACATACTG GTCCAGAGAGTGTCTCTgctggtgtctctgtgtgcctgcTGAAGACAGCCGTGTTGTCTGTCGGTCTGATCATCACATGGGTGCAAACAATGTAA